The sequence below is a genomic window from Roseivirga misakiensis.
CAAGCGCATAAAAGAGCTGCAAAGAGAAGTAAAATCAAAACGACGACAACAGAATAGCACCATGGTAATGGCCGAATTAAGTTACTCGAGCCACCTATTAGCCTCAGGATTAGGCAATGCGGCAAATGCAGAAAGATCCTATTCCGAATATTTGAGACTAAGAAACATAGCCGATGATCATGAGTACGAAGCCAATAGACTTATTGACCGACTTGATCCATTAATAGATGAGTATAACGCCCAAGTTGGGGAATTTGATGGAGCGTATAAGAAGTATGTCGCCGAAAAACAAAAAAACCTAGATAAGTTGAATGCTAGAATCGAACAGAGCAATGAGGAGTATGGGAAAGTAGTACAAGAGCTATATGATCTGTACAAGAATAATATAGATATCTATTTTGAAGAAAAGAGAATTGCCGAAGAGAAAGCAAAAGAAGAAGCTAGAAAACAACAAGCCTTGTCGTTTCTAAACGATATTGATTTCGGTGATGACGATGCAGAAGAAAAGATTTCTGACCTGACTATCAAAGAGGTTCTAATCAACACAGAAAGAATGCAATATGATTGGGATAAATATTCAGGCCTAGTTCCTGTCAAGGGGGCCAATAAATATGGTTATGTCAATAAAGAGGGCGACGTAATAATTCAACCACTATACGACCTTGCATCAACATTTTCACAAGGATTGGCCGCTGTTGTTCAAAATGGAAAGTCGGGCTTTATCAATATAAAAGGAGAGGTTATCGTACCAATTACCTATGAAGAAGTTCGCTCATTTAGTGAAGGACTTGCAGCAGTCAAAAATGATGGGAAATGGGGTTTCATAGATCAAAAAGGAGCTACAGTCATACCATTTGAATATGTGGAAGCTTACTTTTTCACAAATAACCTGGCCAATGTCGCCCTAAACGGAGAATTCTTTTACATTAACAAACAAGGTGAAAAAGTAGATAAGTAAAGTCAGCAATTGTCTTAGAAATATTAAATCCGTAAACCCGCATAAACGGTTTTTAAAGACAAAACCATTCCTGTACATTTGTCGTATAGCAATGGGAATACTTTACCATGGACAATTATACTTATCTGAGTAACGCTGATCCAAAAGCATTAGAAGGCCTTTATCAGCAGTACCAATCCAATCCCGAAAGTGTTGATGAAGGCTGGAGAAAGTTCTTCGAAGGTTTTGAATTTGCACAAGGTGATTATCCAATGTTGCCAAATGGACAGGCAACTTCGCCCTCTTCTTCAAGTTCTGGTATTTCGGACAAAGAAGTTCAAGTTAGAAATCTGATTCACGCTTATAGAACAAGAGCTCATCTTCGTTCTAAGACAAATCCAGTTCGCGAGCGAAAAGACAGAAAACCGATTCTTGACTTACAATACTTCAACTTATCAGATGCAGATTTAGACACTGAATTTATTTCAGGAGAGGAAATTGGGATTGGAAAAGCTACGCTCAGGAAAATCATCGAAACACTGAAGTATATCTATGAAGGCACCGTCGGCTTTGAATACATGTCGGTACGGGACCCGGAACAACTTAAGTGGCTTCGCGAAAAAATTGAAAAAGATGCACTAAGCTTTAACCCTTCTACGGATCAAAGGAAAAGAATCCTTTCTAAACTGAATGAAGCGGTCGTTTTTGAAAACTTCTTGCACACAAAATACTTGGGTCAAAAGAGATTCTCTCTAGAAGGAGGTGAAACTACAATTCCAGCCTTAGATGCTATCATTAATAAAGGTGCAGAACTAGGGCTAGAAGAAGTTATGATCGGTATGGCACATAGAGGTAGACTCAACGTGTTGGCCAATATCATGGGCAAGACCTACGAACAAATCTTCAATGAATTTGAAGGTGGCGCCACTCCAGACCTGACCATGGGAGACGGCGATGTAAAATATCACTTGGGCTTCTCGAGTCAGATAGAAACACCAAATGGCAAAAAAATTGAGCTGAAATTAGCGCCAAATCCGTCACATTTAGAAGCTGTAAACCCAGTGGTTGAAGGATTTGTAAGAGCTAAAGGTGACGAAGAATACAATAGAGATCGGTCTAAGGTAATGCCGATCCTTATCCATGGTGACGCAGCTGCTGCAGGCCAGGGAATTATGTACGAAGTAGTTCAAATGAGCAATCTCGATGGCTACTTTACAGGCGGAACAATTCACTTCATCATCAATAATCAAGTTGGTTTTACGACCGACTTCGACGATGCACGGTCAAGTATTTACTCCACCGATGTAGCCAAAATTATCGATGCTCCGGTACTTCATGTTAATGGTGATGATCCAGAAGCAGTTGTATTCTGTGTTCAGTTTGCAGTAGAATATCGTCAGAAATTTAACAAAGATATCTTTGTGGATATGGTCTGTTATAGAAGGCATGGCCATAACGAAAGTGATGAACCTAAATTCACGCAACCGTCTCTCTACAACCTAATTTCTAAGCACCCCAACCCTAGAGAAGTTTACAACAAGAAACTCATTGAAAAAGGAGAAGTTGAAGCTGCCCTAGCCAAAAACATGGACAAAGAGTTCAGGGCTACGTTGCAGGATAGGCTGAATATGGTGAAACAAAAGCCTCTTCCTTATACTTACCAACCGCTGGAAGAAGAGTGGAGGAACTTAAGAAGAGCAACACCTGAGGATTTTGAGAGCTCACCTGAAACAGGAATTTCAGAAGAAACTATACAGAAAGTAGCTAAGGCGCTAACATCAATCCCATCTGGTTTTAAGCCGATCAAACAAATTGAAAAACAGTTGAAGCAACGCAAAGACATGTTTTTCAAGGATAAAATGCTCAACTGGGCTGGAGGTGAGCTTCTCGCCTATGGATCGTTGCTCGTAGATGGTAAAAAGGTACGCCTAACTGGACAAGACGTACAGCGTGGCACATTTTCTCACCGTCACGCAGTACTTCGCGACCTGAATACCAACGAAGCCCACAATAGCTTAAACCATATTGAAGGAGCAGTAAATGATTTCGAAATCTATAACTCCTTACTTTCAGAATTTGGTGTTATGGGATTTGAATTTGGATATGCCATGGCAAATCCAAATGCACTAACCATTTGGGAAGCACAGTTTGGAGATTTTGCCAATGGTGCACAAGTAATGATAGATCAGTTCCTATCATGTTCTGAAACAAAATGGCAACGCATGAATGGTCTCGTTCTTTTATTGCCACATGGCTATGAAGGACAAGGACCAGAGCATTCAAATGCAAGACCAGAACGCTACCTACAGTTGAGTGCTGAATACAATATGATAGTGGCGAATATTACATCCCCTGCTAACTTCTTCCATGCTTTAAGAAGACAAATGACTTGGGAGTTTAGAAAACCACTAATTGTAATGTCACCTAAATCGCTTTTGAGAAATCCTAAAGCTGTTTCTCCATTAGATGACTTCACAAAGGGTAGCTTCCAAGAAGTGATTCCAGATACGAGTGTAACAGCACGATCAGTTAAAAGAGTAATCCTGTGTTCTGGAAAAGTTTACTTCGACCTACTAGACAGAAAAGAAAAAGATAAACGAAAAGATGTAGCCATCATTAGAATCGAACAGCTACACCCTTTCCCTGTAGCACAGGTAAATAAGATACTAGACAAATTCAAAAATGCAGAATATGTCTGGCTACAAGAAGAACCAGAAAACATGGGCTATTGGAACTTTATCCAGCGAGCC
It includes:
- a CDS encoding WG repeat-containing protein, which gives rise to MKIRITGILLVFGLNVSIAQGIDYNKVAELVFQKPTAEGINVLKDALKRHHMQILVKFLYEKKEFKEYNIKQRDEYLDKTNLELDKVAKSSPSSSQLYKRIKELQREVKSKRRQQNSTMVMAELSYSSHLLASGLGNAANAERSYSEYLRLRNIADDHEYEANRLIDRLDPLIDEYNAQVGEFDGAYKKYVAEKQKNLDKLNARIEQSNEEYGKVVQELYDLYKNNIDIYFEEKRIAEEKAKEEARKQQALSFLNDIDFGDDDAEEKISDLTIKEVLINTERMQYDWDKYSGLVPVKGANKYGYVNKEGDVIIQPLYDLASTFSQGLAAVVQNGKSGFINIKGEVIVPITYEEVRSFSEGLAAVKNDGKWGFIDQKGATVIPFEYVEAYFFTNNLANVALNGEFFYINKQGEKVDK
- a CDS encoding 2-oxoglutarate dehydrogenase E1 component, coding for MDNYTYLSNADPKALEGLYQQYQSNPESVDEGWRKFFEGFEFAQGDYPMLPNGQATSPSSSSSGISDKEVQVRNLIHAYRTRAHLRSKTNPVRERKDRKPILDLQYFNLSDADLDTEFISGEEIGIGKATLRKIIETLKYIYEGTVGFEYMSVRDPEQLKWLREKIEKDALSFNPSTDQRKRILSKLNEAVVFENFLHTKYLGQKRFSLEGGETTIPALDAIINKGAELGLEEVMIGMAHRGRLNVLANIMGKTYEQIFNEFEGGATPDLTMGDGDVKYHLGFSSQIETPNGKKIELKLAPNPSHLEAVNPVVEGFVRAKGDEEYNRDRSKVMPILIHGDAAAAGQGIMYEVVQMSNLDGYFTGGTIHFIINNQVGFTTDFDDARSSIYSTDVAKIIDAPVLHVNGDDPEAVVFCVQFAVEYRQKFNKDIFVDMVCYRRHGHNESDEPKFTQPSLYNLISKHPNPREVYNKKLIEKGEVEAALAKNMDKEFRATLQDRLNMVKQKPLPYTYQPLEEEWRNLRRATPEDFESSPETGISEETIQKVAKALTSIPSGFKPIKQIEKQLKQRKDMFFKDKMLNWAGGELLAYGSLLVDGKKVRLTGQDVQRGTFSHRHAVLRDLNTNEAHNSLNHIEGAVNDFEIYNSLLSEFGVMGFEFGYAMANPNALTIWEAQFGDFANGAQVMIDQFLSCSETKWQRMNGLVLLLPHGYEGQGPEHSNARPERYLQLSAEYNMIVANITSPANFFHALRRQMTWEFRKPLIVMSPKSLLRNPKAVSPLDDFTKGSFQEVIPDTSVTARSVKRVILCSGKVYFDLLDRKEKDKRKDVAIIRIEQLHPFPVAQVNKILDKFKNAEYVWLQEEPENMGYWNFIQRAYPERQLTLISRKASASPATGYAKVHATEQEEIINKAFA